A region of Flavobacterium album DNA encodes the following proteins:
- the rplP gene encoding 50S ribosomal protein L16, whose translation MLQPKRTKYRKVQKGKMKGISQRGHELSNGMFGIKSLDSVFITSRQIEAARIAATRFMKREGQLWIKIFPDKPITKKPLEVRMGKGKGAVEYWVAVVKPGKIMFEVGGVPLAVAKEALRLAAQKLPVKTKFIIARDFEA comes from the coding sequence ATGTTACAGCCTAAAAGAACAAAATACCGCAAGGTACAGAAAGGTAAGATGAAGGGCATTTCCCAAAGGGGTCATGAACTTTCTAATGGTATGTTTGGTATCAAATCTTTAGATTCAGTTTTTATCACTTCCCGCCAGATCGAGGCTGCACGTATCGCTGCAACCCGTTTCATGAAAAGGGAAGGCCAGTTGTGGATCAAAATATTCCCGGATAAGCCTATCACTAAAAAACCTCTTGAGGTACGTATGGGTAAAGGTAAAGGTGCTGTTGAGTACTGGGTTGCCGTTGTTAAACCAGGTAAGATAATGTTTGAAGTAGGAGGCGTGCCATTGGCCGTTGCTAAAGAGGCACTTCGCCTTGCTGCCCAAAAGCTGCCTGTGAAAACCAAATTTATCATCGCCAGAGATTTCGAA
- the rpsC gene encoding 30S ribosomal protein S3: MGQKTNPIGNRLGIIRGWDSNWYGGNDYGDKLAEDHKIRKYIHARLSKASVSKVIIERTLKLVTVTITTARPGIIIGKGGQEVDKLKEELKKITDKEVQINIFEIKRPELDAYLVGTSIARQIESRISYRRAIKMAIAAAMRMNAEGVKVMISGRLNGAEMARSEMFKEGRIPLSTFRADIDYSLAEAHTTYGRMGIKVWIMKGEVYGKRDLSPLVGMDKKQSKSAGSQDRDNRSQGGRPGGRPGGDKSGQRKRK, from the coding sequence ATGGGACAAAAAACAAATCCAATAGGAAATCGCCTTGGTATCATCAGGGGTTGGGATTCTAACTGGTATGGTGGAAATGACTACGGTGACAAGCTTGCCGAAGATCACAAAATCAGGAAATATATCCATGCCCGTTTATCTAAAGCTAGTGTGTCTAAGGTAATCATCGAGAGGACCCTTAAGCTTGTAACCGTTACTATTACTACTGCACGTCCTGGTATCATCATCGGGAAAGGCGGCCAGGAAGTAGACAAGCTGAAAGAAGAACTTAAGAAAATTACCGACAAAGAGGTTCAGATCAACATCTTTGAAATCAAAAGGCCGGAACTTGACGCTTACCTTGTAGGTACAAGCATTGCCCGCCAGATCGAAAGCCGTATCTCTTACAGGAGGGCTATCAAAATGGCTATCGCTGCCGCTATGCGTATGAACGCAGAAGGTGTAAAAGTGATGATTTCAGGCCGTCTTAACGGTGCTGAGATGGCACGTTCGGAAATGTTCAAAGAAGGTAGGATTCCTCTATCAACTTTCAGGGCTGACATCGATTACTCACTTGCAGAAGCTCACACTACTTATGGTAGGATGGGTATCAAAGTGTGGATCATGAAAGGTGAGGTTTATGGCAAAAGAGATCTTTCTCCGTTAGTAGGTATGGACAAAAAACAGTCTAAATCTGCAGGATCTCAGGACAGGGACAACAGGTCACAAGGCGGAAGGCCGGGTGGTCGTCCGGGTGGCGATAAATCAGGCCAACGCAAAAGAAAGTAA
- the rplV gene encoding 50S ribosomal protein L22: MGVRKRETAEARKEANKSIAFAKLNNCPTSPRKMRLVADLVRGQKVELALNILRFSSKEASRKLEKLLLSAINNWQQKNAEESLEDAGLFVKEIRVDGGMMLKRLRPAPQGRAHRIRKRSNHVTIVLGAKNNNTQSN, from the coding sequence ATGGGAGTTCGTAAAAGAGAAACCGCAGAAGCAAGAAAAGAGGCTAATAAGTCTATTGCTTTCGCTAAGCTAAATAACTGCCCTACTTCGCCACGCAAAATGCGCCTTGTTGCGGATCTTGTAAGGGGCCAGAAGGTAGAATTAGCGCTAAATATATTAAGGTTCAGTTCAAAAGAGGCTTCACGCAAGCTTGAAAAACTGTTGCTATCAGCCATCAACAACTGGCAGCAAAAGAACGCTGAAGAAAGTCTTGAAGACGCCGGCCTTTTCGTAAAAGAAATCAGGGTTGACGGCGGAATGATGCTGAAAAGGCTTCGTCCTGCACCGCAGGGCCGCGCTCACAGGATAAGGAAACGTTCTAACCACGTAACTATCGTGCTTGGAGCTAAGAATAATAACACACAAAGCAACTAA
- the rpsS gene encoding 30S ribosomal protein S19, giving the protein MARSLKKGPFVHYKLDKKVQENIEKGNKGVVKTWSRASMITPDFVGQTIAVHNGRQFVPVYVTENMVGHKLGEFSPTRSFRGHAGAKNKGKK; this is encoded by the coding sequence ATGGCACGTTCATTAAAGAAAGGACCTTTCGTTCACTATAAATTAGATAAGAAAGTTCAGGAAAATATCGAGAAGGGAAACAAAGGAGTTGTTAAGACATGGTCTCGCGCTTCGATGATCACCCCGGATTTTGTTGGGCAGACTATCGCAGTACACAACGGTCGTCAATTCGTACCGGTTTACGTTACAGAGAATATGGTAGGTCATAAATTAGGAGAATTTTCGCCAACGCGCTCTTTCAGGGGCCACGCTGGTGCTAAAAATAAAGGTAAAAAATAA
- the rplB gene encoding 50S ribosomal protein L2: MSVRKLKPITPGQRFRVVNSFDTITTDKPERSLIAPKKNSGGRNSQGKMTMRYTGGGHKQRYRMIDFKRTKAGIPATVKTIEYDPNRSAFISLLFYADGEKAYIIAQNGLQVGQVVTSGADAQPEIGNALPLSKIPLGTVISCIELRPGQGAVIARSAGTFAQLMARDGKYATIKMPSGETRLILLTCMATIGAVSNSDHQLIVSGKAGRSRWLGRRPRTRPVAMNPVDHPMGGGEGRSSGGHPRSRKGLPAKGYRTRSKVNPSNKYIVERRKK, encoded by the coding sequence ATGTCAGTTAGAAAATTAAAACCTATTACCCCGGGTCAGCGTTTTAGAGTTGTAAATAGCTTTGACACTATTACAACTGATAAGCCGGAGCGTTCATTGATCGCACCGAAAAAAAACTCAGGCGGTAGAAATAGTCAAGGAAAAATGACCATGCGTTATACAGGCGGTGGTCACAAGCAAAGGTATCGTATGATCGATTTCAAAAGGACTAAAGCGGGTATCCCTGCTACGGTTAAGACAATCGAATACGATCCAAACCGTTCAGCATTCATATCTCTATTGTTCTATGCTGATGGTGAGAAAGCATACATCATTGCGCAAAACGGGCTTCAGGTAGGCCAGGTTGTTACTTCGGGAGCTGATGCTCAGCCGGAAATTGGTAACGCTTTACCTCTAAGCAAAATTCCTCTTGGAACTGTTATATCTTGTATTGAGCTACGTCCTGGGCAGGGAGCGGTTATCGCTCGTAGTGCAGGTACTTTTGCACAGCTTATGGCAAGGGACGGAAAATATGCTACCATCAAAATGCCTTCAGGTGAGACAAGGTTGATCCTTCTTACATGTATGGCTACTATTGGAGCAGTTTCCAACTCTGACCACCAGTTGATCGTTTCCGGTAAAGCCGGTAGGTCACGCTGGTTAGGCAGGAGGCCAAGGACAAGGCCGGTAGCGATGAACCCTGTAGATCACCCGATGGGTGGTGGTGAAGGACGCTCTTCAGGAGGTCACCCACGCTCAAGGAAAGGTCTTCCGGCTAAAGGTTACAGGACTCGTTCTAAAGTTAACCCAAGTAATAAGTATATCGTAGAACGTAGAAAGAAATAA
- the rplW gene encoding 50S ribosomal protein L23, whose protein sequence is MSIIIKPIVTEKITKDGEVFNRFGFVVDKKANKIQIKNAVEAAYGVAVVDVNTMNYRADRSVKYTKSGLISGKTNAYKKAIVQVQEGETIDFYNNI, encoded by the coding sequence ATGAGTATCATAATTAAACCTATCGTAACTGAAAAAATTACTAAAGACGGAGAAGTTTTCAACCGTTTTGGTTTTGTGGTTGACAAGAAAGCAAACAAAATCCAGATCAAAAATGCGGTTGAGGCTGCTTATGGTGTTGCTGTTGTTGATGTAAACACAATGAACTACAGGGCTGATAGATCGGTTAAGTACACTAAGAGTGGCTTGATCTCAGGAAAGACGAATGCTTACAAAAAAGCTATCGTACAAGTACAGGAAGGTGAAACAATAGATTTTTATAATAATATCTAA
- the rplD gene encoding 50S ribosomal protein L4, which translates to MEVKVLDINGKETGRTITLSDSVFAIEPNKHAVYLDVKQYLANQRQGTHKAKERAEVTGSTRKIKKQKGTGTARAGSIKNPLFKGGGTIFGPRPRSYSFKLNKNLKRLARKSAFTMKAQESNLTVVENFDFDAPSTKNFLNVLKALGLENKKSLIVLGDTNKNVYLSSRNLKASNVVTISELNTYSILNANNLVLLEGALEGIEENLSK; encoded by the coding sequence ATGGAAGTAAAAGTATTAGATATCAACGGAAAAGAAACTGGCAGGACGATCACTCTTTCTGATTCAGTATTCGCAATTGAGCCTAATAAGCATGCTGTATACCTTGATGTTAAGCAATATCTTGCTAACCAGAGGCAGGGAACCCACAAGGCTAAAGAAAGAGCTGAGGTAACCGGAAGTACACGCAAGATTAAAAAGCAAAAAGGAACCGGTACAGCCCGTGCTGGTAGTATCAAGAACCCTTTGTTTAAAGGTGGAGGTACAATTTTCGGCCCAAGGCCAAGAAGCTACTCCTTCAAGCTGAACAAAAACCTTAAGCGTTTGGCAAGGAAATCAGCTTTCACAATGAAAGCTCAGGAGTCAAATCTTACAGTAGTAGAGAACTTCGATTTCGACGCTCCAAGCACTAAAAATTTCCTTAACGTTTTGAAAGCTTTAGGGTTAGAGAACAAAAAATCTTTAATTGTGTTGGGTGATACAAATAAAAATGTATATTTGTCGTCACGCAATTTAAAGGCTTCTAATGTTGTAACTATCTCAGAATTAAACACTTATTCGATTTTAAACGCGAATAATTTAGTTCTTTTGGAAGGCGCGTTAGAAGGAATTGAGGAAAATTTAAGCAAATAA
- the rplC gene encoding 50S ribosomal protein L3, with protein MSGLIGRKIGMTSIFDENGKNIPCTVIEAGPCVVTQVRTNEVDGYEALQLGFDDKAERHATKAALGHFKKAGTVAKKKVVEFQFENEHKLGDVLTVDVFAEGEFVDVQGVSKGKGFQGVVKRHGFGGVGQATHGQHNRLRAPGSVGASSYPSRVFKGMRMAGRTGGDNVTVQNLRVLKVVADKNLLVVKGAIPGHKNSYVIIQK; from the coding sequence ATGTCTGGGTTAATTGGTAGAAAGATCGGCATGACCAGTATTTTTGACGAGAATGGGAAAAACATCCCTTGTACCGTGATCGAAGCTGGCCCATGCGTTGTTACCCAAGTCAGAACCAACGAGGTTGACGGGTATGAAGCGTTGCAACTTGGTTTCGATGACAAAGCAGAAAGGCATGCTACTAAAGCGGCTCTTGGCCACTTTAAGAAAGCAGGTACTGTTGCGAAGAAAAAAGTCGTTGAATTCCAATTTGAGAATGAGCACAAGTTAGGCGATGTACTAACTGTGGACGTGTTCGCTGAAGGCGAATTCGTAGATGTACAGGGTGTATCTAAAGGTAAAGGTTTCCAGGGTGTTGTAAAACGCCACGGTTTTGGCGGTGTAGGACAAGCTACTCACGGTCAGCACAACCGTCTTAGGGCGCCGGGTTCTGTTGGAGCATCATCGTATCCTTCACGTGTATTCAAAGGAATGCGCATGGCAGGAAGAACAGGAGGAGATAATGTAACAGTTCAAAACCTTAGAGTTTTAAAAGTAGTGGCTGATAAGAACCTGCTTGTTGTTAAAGGTGCTATACCAGGACACAAAAACTCTTATGTAATCATTCAGAAGTAA